In the genome of Eggerthella sp. YY7918, one region contains:
- a CDS encoding GNAT family N-acetyltransferase, with product MSQPDKAQQVAFDNTTPQQAGDHVVRGIVFAALGGICWGFSGTCAQLMTSGFGIPVMWITCVRLMLAAVIFLVICAVREPRNLLATLRDKRSLARIAAFSLLGVLLTQVSYLSAIAYTNAGTGTVLERLGLVLIMLYVCARTRRFPKVRELAGLVLAISGTVLIATKGNFGSLAIPAEGLFWGLISAFALACYTLIPGKVLEKWGSFIVTGLAMLIGGTVASAAVQPWTIPVEITWPLVGVLSAMVLVGTFAAYLFYLQGITDAGPVRAGLVGCVEPVSATVISAVWLGTPVTAVDAIGCGMIIVMVFLVTQRADEPPKGASAYDGAADDLPLFRGRASELGYYAVRRAVRDDFAPIKAVLEDGHRTMAKLGIKEGIKKYPSARRLMRSIDEGIAYVVVLPNTSENERSSASAPCERIIGVFALNPQGDAAYAHVSGARWVTEGSLLSSGMSSYAALHWVTVVEDARRRGVGAYMVETAERIAKEAGCISIRADVYQDNLPMRALLSSYGYTFCGDIEIRSGLGRIKRRAAYERIW from the coding sequence ATGAGTCAACCAGACAAAGCGCAGCAAGTAGCTTTCGATAACACCACCCCGCAACAAGCGGGCGATCATGTGGTGCGGGGTATTGTCTTTGCGGCACTTGGCGGTATCTGCTGGGGCTTCTCGGGTACGTGTGCACAGCTTATGACGAGTGGATTCGGCATTCCGGTTATGTGGATTACCTGCGTGCGCCTTATGTTGGCTGCCGTTATCTTCCTTGTTATCTGCGCCGTTCGCGAACCGCGTAATTTACTGGCAACTTTACGCGATAAGCGTTCGCTTGCTCGCATCGCGGCATTTTCTTTGTTGGGCGTGTTGCTCACACAGGTGAGTTATCTGTCGGCTATCGCCTATACCAATGCAGGTACCGGTACCGTGCTCGAGCGACTCGGTCTTGTTCTTATCATGCTCTATGTGTGTGCGCGAACGCGTCGTTTTCCGAAGGTGCGCGAACTGGCAGGTTTGGTGCTGGCCATTTCGGGTACGGTACTCATTGCTACCAAAGGAAATTTTGGGTCGCTTGCTATACCTGCCGAGGGATTGTTCTGGGGGCTGATATCCGCGTTTGCGCTTGCGTGCTACACGCTTATCCCCGGCAAAGTCTTGGAAAAATGGGGAAGCTTTATCGTCACAGGTCTGGCTATGCTTATCGGAGGTACAGTAGCTAGCGCCGCTGTGCAGCCATGGACCATTCCTGTAGAGATCACCTGGCCCTTGGTGGGGGTGCTGTCGGCCATGGTGCTGGTGGGTACGTTTGCCGCCTATCTGTTCTATTTGCAGGGTATCACGGATGCAGGGCCGGTGCGTGCGGGTCTTGTCGGCTGCGTTGAGCCGGTATCGGCTACTGTCATTTCGGCGGTGTGGCTGGGAACTCCGGTTACGGCGGTTGATGCGATTGGCTGCGGCATGATTATCGTCATGGTGTTTTTGGTTACGCAGCGTGCCGATGAGCCTCCGAAAGGGGCTTCGGCCTACGATGGCGCTGCCGACGATTTGCCGTTGTTTCGCGGTCGGGCTTCAGAACTGGGCTACTATGCCGTGCGTCGCGCAGTGCGTGATGATTTCGCACCGATCAAGGCGGTTCTTGAGGATGGTCATCGCACCATGGCGAAGTTGGGTATCAAGGAGGGAATCAAGAAGTATCCTTCCGCCCGTCGCCTGATGCGCTCTATTGATGAAGGAATCGCCTATGTGGTGGTTTTGCCAAATACCTCCGAGAACGAGCGTTCTTCGGCATCGGCACCTTGCGAGCGAATTATCGGGGTCTTTGCCCTTAACCCGCAAGGAGATGCGGCCTATGCGCATGTTTCGGGAGCTCGTTGGGTTACTGAAGGATCCCTGTTGTCTTCAGGGATGTCGTCTTATGCGGCGCTGCATTGGGTTACGGTTGTTGAGGACGCGCGAAGGCGCGGTGTAGGAGCCTATATGGTTGAAACCGCGGAGCGAATCGCCAAAGAAGCGGGTTGTATCAGTATTCGCGCTGACGTCTACCAAGATAATCTTCCCATGCGCGCATTGTTGAGCAGCTATGGGTACACTTTTTGCGGCGATATCGAGATTCGATCCGGACTCGGTCGAATTAAACGACGCGCTGCCTATGAGCGTATCTGGTAG